AACATTCGAAAAACGCATCTTTATTGCCTGTAGAAAGGGTCCCTTTTTATTTAGGATGTTATGTGGTTTTTTTGGGGAGGGTGGGAGGAATTAGGttttgtttttatatcttttttttttttttgtttatttattttaattgttttggagttttattttgtgtgtgtgtgtgtgtgtggtgtgtttttgtttttgatttagGTTTTGGATTTTAAACGCAAACACGCAAACGCGCACGCACACACACGCACAACTGCAAACACACAcacttatttactaaaggcaagtgcatttggaagggcagtcactgtagatctgagggggacatgcaaggaaaataaaaaaacgcattttagcttgcacatgtgtggatgataaaatcagcagagcttccctcattcagatcttcccctcagatctacagcgactgcacttccaggtgcacctgtagtgcaaagtggatttccctttagtaaatcaacccctattatCTGCTATCATGACACTCCTTTAGTATTTAAAGGGTCCATCCTGACAATAGTGATATTACAAGGCCTGGTGGTTTGGTTGAGCAATATGAGGCTGTTATTAGACAGCTCTCCCAGCTATACATCCTGGATGAATTCTATATGATATGAGCTAAGtcaagcacagggatggtgggagcccctcataatgggcacagcaggtgtacagaccacggaactcagtacagggatggtgggaacccctcattatgggcacagcaggtgtagagaccttggaactcagcacagggatggtgggagcccctcataatgggcacagcaggtgtacagaccatggaactcagtacagggatggtgggggaacccctcattatgggcacagcaggtgtagagacctgggaactcagcacagggatggtgagaacccctcataatgggcacagcaggtgtacagacccgggaactcagcacagggatggtgggaacccctcataatgggcacagcggggtgtacagacccaggaactcagcacagggatggtgggaacccctcataatgggcacagcaggtattcagacccaggaactcagcacagggatagtggaaaaatgtttaataatgtcaacatttttattttctctAAGGATATAATTTAACATTCTTTAGTTCCTAGTTGCAAATCGGAGTTGTCGTAGAGAGGTGTCGGTCTTCTTTCTGGGCGTCATATTGGGATGGCGGTCTTCTGCCGCTGTGTACTTGCTCCACCTCCTCTGGGGCCTGGCAGCTACTGCAACCCATCTTTATGAGATCCAGTTGGGCTGACAGCTGGTGATCTCTGTGCCGCCATCTCTCCAGTCTTCTCTGGGCTCCCTGTGACACTCCCGTTCCTCTGGTTGGGGGTCGGACTCGGTTTCCGAGACCCCTCCTTCTCCATGGGAACCTATTTGAAACAAAATAGCCAGATGCAATAAAAACAAGGGATTTAAAGGGACAGTTCACCCAAGAACCAAAATGTCATGGGGAGACAAATCTTGTGGATGTATCCATGTTTTGCAGAAGTGTACTACATTGTTTTTAAATGCCTGACAAACACTTGGAAAAAATAAGATGACACCTattggtatacattttttttttttttttaatgaatacaaccCTAAGTGCATCTACATTCGTTCTGTGCTAatcaggcaaaaaaacaaaaacaggaacaaatATTAAGCTATTTCTTCTGCTAAATgagtgtttttcattgatttaaaacagaaTTACTGCATTTGTCAACTAGATGGCGCCAAGAATCATCAGAATATGCTGTGGTActtggtgccatctagtggccaaatccTTTTTcgtgatttaaaatggaaaatattgCATGTGGCCACTAGATGTCACTAACAATCATTTCTATGATGCTCAGGGCCATCTACTggtcaaatgtggtattttctatttaaatcaatgaaaaatattCCGGCAGTGCAGGGAATAGCTtactaactttttttattttttattttttttttggccctaTTCACACAGAACGAATGTGCATGCACTTGAGCCCTAAAGCGCAACATGAATGGTATTTCTATTACAACTGCACATCATCTATTTGGGTGGGGTATCCTTTGGCTTCTTATACAGTATCTCTTGAGGACTCGAGAATTTCCACCCCCACTGCCTCTTATAGGAGTCACAGGTGACCTAGGCACTCCTCCTGGAACTGTTCTTCATTGTCATCAGTATGGACCTCCAGCAAAAGAGTGAACAAGATTGACAGACTCTGTTGAATTTTGTCCTTGTCCTGATGACtagtgtcaccaagacaggaagcaaagagattccccccccccccccccccccccccccccaagaggggACACCAATAAATATCTGACAGGATCTAGAAAAGATTTGGCCAGAGTTCAGCTAGACCTCCTGTCCAGCTGTATTATTATGAATGGATAGTGGGTAGGACAGACCTTTCCGGTGATGGTGGGCCTCAGCCCGTTGGAGGCGCTGATGAGCGGGTCCGAATTCTCCACCCACTGTGTCAGGGCGTTTTGATGCGTCTGCTGAGCGGGAGGTGAGGCTCAGTTTAGAAGGAGGGATCTTCAGGGGCATGTCCCATGTCCCCAGGAACGTTCCCCATGGGCTGgtctgaaagagagagagagagagagttcaatatttatacagtatatgacCAGAAAATCAGACTGCAAATTTCTCCCCCTGCTGGTAAAAACATTGAGTGCACTCGCTCAACTACTGAAATGTTACTTGTCTGGCTCTTtgtgcttttaaccacttaaggaccgagcctctttttgagatttgttgtttacaagttaaaaacagtttttttttcctagaaaattactcagaacccccaaacattatacatttttttcccctaacacccctagagaataaaatggcggtcgttgcaatacttttctgtcacactgtatttgcgcagcggtcttacaagcgctctttttttggaaaaaaatacacttttttgaataaaaaaagagacaacagtaaagttaggccaatttttttttatattgtgaaagataatgttacatcgagtaaattgatacccaacacgtcactcttcaaaattgcgcccgctcgtggaaacttttacccttaaaaatctccataggcgacgtttacaaaaactctacaggttgcatgttttgagtcacagaggaggtctagggctagaattattgctctcactctaccgatcgcagtgatacctcacatgtgcagtttgaacactgttttcatatgtgggcgctactcacgtatgcgtttgcttttgcacacgagctcggcaggatggggtgcgtttaaaaaaaaaaacattttttttttcttatttattttaccttttattttttatttttacactgttttaaaaaaaaatcaaattgtgccacttttattcctattac
This Aquarana catesbeiana isolate 2022-GZ linkage group LG13, ASM4218655v1, whole genome shotgun sequence DNA region includes the following protein-coding sequences:
- the CFAP126 gene encoding LOW QUALITY PROTEIN: protein Flattop (The sequence of the model RefSeq protein was modified relative to this genomic sequence to represent the inferred CDS: deleted 2 bases in 2 codons), with product MATHYSANQYDSGFNPQQLQNWTVPKLYKQRPSTHEGFTQFIANDRGHLLSGVPRAKTSPWGTFLGTWDMPLKIPPSKLSLTSRSADASKRLTQWVENSDPLISASNGLRPTITGKVPMEKEGSRKPSPTPNQRNGSVTGSPEKTGEMAAQRSPAVSPTGSHKDGLQSCQAPEEVEQVHSGRRPPSQYDAQKEDRHLSTTTPICN